The following proteins are co-located in the Candidatus Dormiibacterota bacterium genome:
- a CDS encoding UDP-N-acetylglucosamine--N-acetylmuramyl-(pentapeptide) pyrophosphoryl-undecaprenol N-acetylglucosamine transferase, with amino-acid sequence MTVLFAAGGTGGHLYPAFAIADALRARGDDALFVGTRDRLEARLVPAAGYRFETIAAHPLRRRLSVDLVKTVAANAAGFFQALRVLERARPSLVVATGGYVCVPLVLAARADRTLRRRRMPVALLEPNVVAGIANRILAPFVDETWDAATTGVPVRASLLHLQQRGDAAAALGLDPERKTVLAFGGSLGARSINDAVAALVLGGGVPSGWQVLLVTGADDYERVRAAIGSVAIVRSYLDDPAQAYAAADLVIARAGASTLAELRALRLPAVLVPYPHAAEAHQRANAVAAAATGAAVVVDDAALAGGLRSLLARIANPERLAAMRVAAGPAGDPVAAILARIDALTSRT; translated from the coding sequence GTGACGGTGCTCTTTGCCGCCGGCGGGACGGGCGGCCATCTCTATCCGGCCTTCGCGATCGCCGATGCGCTGCGAGCGCGCGGAGACGACGCGCTCTTCGTCGGGACGCGCGATCGCCTCGAGGCGCGCTTGGTCCCCGCTGCGGGATACCGATTCGAGACGATTGCGGCGCACCCGCTGCGACGACGGCTTTCCGTCGATCTCGTAAAGACCGTCGCAGCGAACGCCGCCGGTTTCTTTCAGGCCTTGCGCGTGCTCGAGCGCGCGCGTCCGAGTCTCGTCGTTGCAACGGGCGGCTACGTCTGCGTACCCTTGGTTCTTGCCGCGCGTGCCGATCGCACGCTTCGGCGCCGGCGAATGCCGGTTGCGCTGCTCGAGCCCAATGTGGTTGCCGGCATTGCGAACCGCATCCTCGCACCCTTCGTCGACGAAACGTGGGACGCGGCGACGACCGGCGTCCCCGTTCGTGCCTCACTGCTCCATCTGCAGCAGCGCGGCGATGCCGCCGCCGCGCTCGGGCTCGATCCCGAGCGCAAGACCGTTCTCGCGTTCGGCGGCAGCCTCGGGGCGCGCTCGATCAACGATGCCGTCGCGGCGCTCGTGCTCGGTGGTGGGGTTCCGTCGGGCTGGCAAGTCCTTCTCGTCACGGGTGCGGACGATTACGAGCGCGTGCGCGCCGCAATCGGGAGCGTTGCGATCGTTCGTTCCTACCTCGACGACCCGGCCCAAGCGTACGCCGCCGCCGATCTCGTCATCGCGCGTGCCGGTGCATCGACGCTCGCGGAACTGCGGGCGCTGCGCCTCCCTGCGGTTCTCGTGCCGTACCCGCACGCCGCGGAGGCGCATCAGCGCGCCAACGCCGTGGCGGCTGCGGCCACCGGCGCCGCGGTCGTCGTCGACGATGCGGCGCTGGCCGGCGGTCTGCGGAGCTTGCTCGCGCGAATCGCGAACCCGGAGCGCCTCGCAGCGATGCGTGTGGCAGCGGGTCCAGCCGGCGATCCGGTCGCGGCGATTCTCGCGCGGATTGACGCCCTGACGTCACGAACGTAG
- the murC gene encoding UDP-N-acetylmuramate--L-alanine ligase — translation MTKQLYHFIGIGGIGMSALARLLLARGENVRGSDLNQSLLLERLREEGAEVRIGHSAENVKGAQRVVFSSAIGSLNPELLEARRLGLPLLHRGELLAEIAREARGIAICGTHGKTTTTAMVHAVLRGAGIDASLALGGIDAALDTNAHLGSDPWFVTEADESDGSFAFLDPSVAIVTNVENDHLASDDDLPHLVDAFAEFLGDLPPDGLAVVGADDARAASLLSRDLRARAIGVGLCETASLRGVNLQPRGLTTAFDVIAGDAFLGTVELGVPGAMNVRNALAAIAVARHLDVSFARIADALRAFRGVRRRFDVLCANRRMIVVDDYGHHPTAIRETIATARAYHRGPVIAAFQPHRYSRTALLAHEFAQALSAADRVYLAPVYAASEAPMPGVSSASIGEPLAKMGTDVTCVATVEDLETRISSDAPSGALVLMLGAGDITEVAARLARRVELQTSA, via the coding sequence ATGACAAAGCAGCTCTATCACTTCATCGGTATCGGCGGTATCGGTATGAGCGCGCTCGCGCGCTTGCTGCTTGCGCGCGGCGAGAACGTGCGTGGCTCGGACCTGAACCAGAGCCTGCTACTCGAGCGCTTGCGCGAGGAAGGCGCGGAGGTACGAATCGGTCATTCCGCCGAGAACGTCAAAGGCGCGCAGCGCGTCGTTTTCAGCTCCGCGATCGGGTCGCTCAACCCCGAGCTGCTCGAAGCGCGCCGCCTTGGGCTGCCGCTGCTGCACCGAGGGGAGCTGCTTGCCGAGATCGCGCGCGAGGCTCGCGGCATCGCCATCTGCGGCACGCACGGAAAGACGACGACCACGGCGATGGTTCATGCGGTCTTACGAGGAGCGGGAATCGACGCGAGCTTGGCGCTCGGCGGAATCGACGCCGCGCTCGACACGAACGCGCATCTCGGCAGCGATCCGTGGTTCGTGACCGAGGCCGACGAATCGGACGGCTCCTTCGCGTTCCTCGATCCATCGGTCGCGATCGTGACGAACGTCGAAAATGACCACCTGGCAAGCGACGACGATCTCCCCCATCTCGTCGATGCATTTGCCGAGTTTCTCGGCGATCTGCCGCCGGACGGGCTCGCCGTCGTCGGCGCGGACGACGCGCGCGCGGCATCGTTGCTCTCGCGCGACCTGCGTGCCAGGGCGATCGGGGTGGGGCTCTGCGAGACGGCATCACTTCGCGGGGTCAACCTGCAGCCGCGCGGACTCACGACCGCGTTCGACGTCATCGCGGGTGACGCGTTCCTCGGCACGGTCGAGCTCGGCGTTCCAGGCGCGATGAACGTACGTAACGCACTCGCGGCAATTGCCGTAGCCCGACATCTCGACGTCTCCTTCGCCCGGATCGCGGACGCGCTGCGCGCATTTCGCGGCGTGCGCCGCCGATTCGACGTCCTTTGCGCAAACCGCCGCATGATCGTCGTCGACGATTACGGCCATCATCCGACGGCTATTCGCGAGACGATCGCGACCGCGCGCGCGTATCACCGCGGGCCGGTGATCGCAGCGTTCCAGCCGCACAGGTATTCGCGCACGGCCCTGCTCGCGCACGAGTTCGCGCAGGCACTCTCCGCTGCCGACCGGGTCTATCTCGCTCCCGTCTACGCTGCCTCCGAGGCTCCCATGCCCGGCGTCAGCTCTGCCTCGATCGGCGAGCCGCTTGCGAAGATGGGCACCGACGTGACCTGCGTCGCCACCGTCGAAGATTTGGAAACGCGCATCTCGTCCGACGCACCGAGCGGCGCGCTCGTGCTCATGCTCGGTGCCGGCGACATTACCGAGGTTGCGGCACGTCTCGCTCGGCGCGTCGAGCTGCAGACGTCGGCATGA
- the murB gene encoding UDP-N-acetylmuramate dehydrogenase, producing the protein MSLTTAQGLRTLLDERDRAALEHVAGERARFDEPLAPHTSWRIGGPADALVAVESEEELAQLMRWCFKRRLPWFVLGSGSNVLVGDGGIRGIVLRLAGAFTEIAVRTEEARVIAEAGASAAMAALTAKAASAGARSIGSLAGIPGTVGGSLRMNAGTDREIGDFVREVWVQSPSKPGPHAVTLQYYYRHTTLASDAVVSRVTLVFERGEPATVRAEMQERLVRRKRTQPIALPNAGSCFRNPEGDKAARLIESIGAKGWREGDAEVSPLHANFVNNLGEATAKDVATLLARVRRAVAERCGVELQLEVHLVGVFVDA; encoded by the coding sequence ATGAGCCTCACGACGGCACAAGGGTTACGCACGCTGCTCGACGAGCGCGATCGCGCAGCGCTCGAACACGTCGCCGGCGAGCGGGCACGATTCGACGAGCCCCTGGCGCCGCACACGTCGTGGCGCATCGGCGGCCCCGCGGATGCGCTCGTCGCGGTCGAGAGCGAAGAGGAGCTCGCGCAGCTCATGCGGTGGTGTTTCAAGCGCCGCCTGCCGTGGTTCGTTCTCGGCAGCGGAAGCAACGTGCTCGTCGGCGACGGCGGCATCCGCGGGATCGTGTTGCGGCTCGCCGGCGCGTTCACCGAGATTGCCGTTCGCACCGAGGAGGCTCGCGTCATTGCGGAGGCCGGGGCGTCGGCCGCGATGGCGGCGTTGACGGCGAAGGCCGCCTCGGCGGGGGCGCGCTCGATCGGTTCGCTCGCGGGCATTCCCGGGACCGTCGGTGGCTCGCTGCGGATGAATGCCGGCACCGACCGCGAGATCGGAGACTTCGTGCGCGAGGTGTGGGTGCAGTCGCCGAGCAAGCCCGGCCCGCATGCGGTGACGCTGCAGTACTACTATCGCCACACGACGCTTGCGAGCGACGCTGTCGTGTCGCGCGTGACCCTGGTCTTCGAGCGGGGCGAGCCGGCCACCGTCCGCGCGGAAATGCAAGAGCGCTTGGTGCGGCGCAAACGAACTCAGCCGATCGCGCTGCCCAATGCGGGCTCTTGCTTTCGCAATCCCGAAGGCGACAAGGCTGCGCGGCTCATCGAATCGATTGGAGCGAAGGGTTGGCGCGAAGGAGACGCGGAGGTATCCCCCTTGCACGCAAACTTCGTAAACAATCTCGGCGAGGCGACCGCAAAGGATGTCGCGACGCTGCTCGCGCGCGTGCGGCGCGCCGTAGCCGAGCGCTGCGGCGTCGAGCTGCAGCTCGAAGTGCACCTCGTCGGCGTCTTCGTCGATGCCTAA
- a CDS encoding D-alanine--D-alanine ligase, with translation MPKHSGRKHRIAVVMGGPSSEREISIQSGTLAKRALDALGYETHSLDYDRRFVDALRDVAPDAVFNALHGTHGEDGEIQGVLEYLRVPYTGSGLEACALAMDKHLTKKLLAAEGLPTAAWDVFDLSGGALPLLPGSLDLPLVVKPRYEGSSVGVSIVRTHEQWSNAMLAISKTYPEALAEEYVDGREFHCAILGEEALPVVEVIANVDDFYSYKAKYDEGGSTHITPAPIDGDLAARLQTLALSVHRLLGLRDYSRTDFIVSKEGRPSVLEINPLPGLSPTSLLPDACAAAGISYEAMIDRLVGFALARGNGER, from the coding sequence ATGCCTAAGCACTCCGGGCGCAAGCACCGCATCGCGGTCGTCATGGGCGGCCCCAGCTCTGAGCGCGAGATATCGATCCAGTCGGGCACACTTGCGAAGCGAGCTCTCGACGCGCTCGGCTACGAGACGCACTCGCTCGACTACGATCGGCGTTTCGTCGACGCGCTGAGAGACGTCGCGCCCGACGCAGTGTTCAACGCGCTGCACGGCACGCACGGCGAGGACGGCGAGATTCAAGGCGTGCTCGAGTATCTGCGCGTTCCGTACACCGGCAGCGGCCTCGAAGCCTGTGCGCTCGCAATGGACAAGCATTTGACGAAGAAATTGCTGGCCGCCGAAGGCCTTCCGACGGCCGCGTGGGACGTCTTCGATCTCTCCGGCGGAGCGCTGCCGCTGCTCCCCGGTTCGCTCGACCTTCCGCTGGTCGTCAAGCCGCGATACGAGGGATCGTCCGTCGGCGTCTCGATCGTTCGCACGCACGAACAATGGAGCAATGCGATGCTCGCAATTTCGAAGACCTATCCCGAAGCGCTGGCGGAAGAGTACGTCGACGGTCGGGAGTTCCACTGCGCGATCCTCGGCGAGGAGGCACTTCCCGTCGTCGAGGTGATCGCCAACGTCGACGACTTCTACTCGTATAAGGCCAAGTACGACGAAGGCGGCAGCACGCACATCACGCCGGCGCCGATCGACGGTGATCTGGCGGCGCGCCTGCAAACGCTGGCGCTCTCGGTGCATCGCCTGCTCGGCCTACGCGACTATTCGCGCACGGATTTCATCGTCAGCAAGGAGGGACGGCCATCGGTGCTGGAGATCAATCCGCTGCCCGGGCTCTCGCCGACCAGTCTGCTACCCGACGCATGCGCAGCCGCTGGCATCAGCTACGAGGCGATGATCGATCGTCTCGTGGGCTTCGCGCTCGCGCGCGGAAACGGCGAGCGTTAA
- a CDS encoding DUF5069 domain-containing protein, with protein sequence MEAIDLATHPPRSPNLRLGGLLMLARTIDKLRASLPGGNLGVYYIRGFSATLLSELGIDEAPLRDAVARAQSDDEVVAWVREHSDPSRYDEINTLLRSRLIADRIDDPEFVARYPIIATLPREMPLLDMLDRDDHAMFASV encoded by the coding sequence ATGGAAGCGATCGATCTCGCCACGCATCCCCCCCGCAGCCCGAATCTTCGTTTGGGAGGGCTGTTGATGCTCGCGCGCACCATCGACAAACTGCGCGCGTCGCTGCCGGGCGGCAATCTCGGCGTCTACTACATCCGCGGTTTCAGCGCAACGCTGCTCTCCGAGCTCGGCATCGACGAGGCGCCGCTACGCGACGCAGTCGCACGGGCGCAAAGCGATGACGAGGTCGTCGCCTGGGTACGCGAGCACAGCGACCCGTCACGCTACGACGAGATCAACACGTTGCTGCGCTCGCGGCTCATCGCGGATCGCATCGACGATCCCGAGTTCGTCGCTCGCTATCCCATCATCGCGACGCTGCCGCGCGAGATGCCGCTCCTCGACATGCTCGATCGCGACGACCACGCGATGTTCGCGAGCGTTTAA
- the hisB gene encoding imidazoleglycerol-phosphate dehydratase HisB: MPRRATFSRATKETSIELALDLDGGPVAIATGVDFFDHMLHALATHAGLGLQLDAKGDGMDHHHLIEDVGIAMGAALHGALGDKRGVARFGSCLVPLDEALIAASLDLSGRPYLNFRVSFLRENLGEMPTEMVGEFFRALVDNAKVTLHLVQMNGHVAHHVCEASFKAFARAFAEAKAVVGGEIPSTKGVLE; encoded by the coding sequence ATGCCACGCCGCGCCACGTTTTCACGGGCGACGAAGGAGACGTCGATCGAGCTCGCGCTCGATCTCGACGGTGGACCCGTTGCGATTGCAACCGGCGTCGACTTCTTCGACCACATGCTGCACGCGCTCGCCACGCACGCCGGCCTCGGCCTGCAGCTCGATGCCAAAGGCGACGGTATGGATCATCATCATCTCATCGAGGACGTCGGCATTGCGATGGGCGCCGCGCTGCACGGGGCGCTCGGCGACAAGCGCGGCGTAGCGCGCTTCGGGTCGTGCCTGGTGCCGCTCGACGAGGCGCTGATCGCGGCGAGCCTGGACCTCTCCGGCCGGCCCTACCTGAACTTCCGCGTCTCGTTTTTGCGGGAGAACCTCGGCGAGATGCCTACCGAGATGGTCGGCGAGTTCTTTCGCGCGCTCGTCGACAACGCGAAGGTGACGCTGCATCTCGTGCAGATGAACGGCCACGTCGCGCACCACGTCTGCGAAGCCTCGTTCAAGGCGTTCGCGCGTGCTTTCGCAGAGGCCAAGGCCGTCGTTGGGGGCGAGATACCGTCGACGAAAGGCGTGCTCGAATAG
- the hisH gene encoding imidazole glycerol phosphate synthase subunit HisH produces the protein MAVVDYGGGNLGSLLAALERRGIAAVRVSDARALHEASAAILPGDGAFGATMAALGARGLDTAVGAFIERGSPFLGICVGMQLLFERSTEFGGATGFGTLRGTVERFEHAPRVPHVGWNQLEPLYPHPFLEGIDQGAYVYFLHSYRAPVVESAIAAATHGERFSAIVARDNVLGTQFHPEKSRLAGARLLDNFIRFAKEAA, from the coding sequence ATCGCGGTCGTCGATTACGGCGGCGGCAACCTCGGGTCGCTGCTTGCCGCTTTGGAGCGGCGCGGCATCGCCGCCGTGAGGGTGAGCGACGCGCGCGCACTGCACGAGGCCTCGGCCGCGATCCTTCCGGGCGACGGCGCATTCGGCGCCACGATGGCGGCGCTCGGCGCGCGCGGTTTGGACACGGCCGTCGGCGCGTTCATCGAGCGAGGCTCGCCCTTTCTCGGCATCTGCGTCGGCATGCAACTCCTCTTCGAGCGCTCGACCGAGTTTGGCGGTGCGACCGGTTTCGGCACGTTGCGCGGAACGGTCGAGCGCTTCGAGCACGCACCGCGCGTACCGCACGTCGGATGGAACCAGCTCGAACCGTTGTACCCGCACCCGTTTCTGGAAGGCATCGACCAGGGTGCGTACGTCTATTTTCTCCATTCATATCGGGCCCCGGTCGTCGAGAGCGCGATTGCGGCAGCGACGCACGGCGAGCGCTTTTCGGCGATCGTCGCGCGCGACAACGTGCTGGGGACGCAGTTTCATCCGGAGAAAAGCCGGCTCGCGGGAGCGCGGCTGCTGGACAACTTCATTCGCTTCGCGAAGGAGGCGGCATGA
- a CDS encoding HisA/HisF-related TIM barrel protein: protein MIVIPAIDLKGGACVRMEAGELATATVYDRDPVARAKAFVEAGARRLHVIDLDGAFGSGENVRAIERICAAVSVPVQTGGGIRTVEMAQARLDIGASDVILGTLLVEEERVARNIIGRLGARVIAGIDARGEEVATRGWAERTPVARDALVKRVALWGVERVIFTEIRHDGMGLGYDVGALAAVANAAPVKVTASGGARSLDDLRELRNAAIAAVDSCIIGSALYKRTIDLAEAIAAVA, encoded by the coding sequence ATGATCGTCATTCCAGCCATCGATCTCAAGGGCGGCGCGTGCGTCCGCATGGAGGCGGGCGAGCTCGCGACCGCGACCGTCTACGACCGCGATCCGGTTGCGCGCGCGAAAGCGTTCGTCGAGGCGGGCGCGCGGCGGCTGCACGTGATCGATCTCGACGGCGCCTTCGGGTCCGGAGAGAACGTGCGCGCAATCGAGCGGATCTGCGCTGCCGTGAGCGTTCCCGTGCAGACCGGCGGCGGAATCCGCACGGTCGAGATGGCGCAGGCGAGGCTGGACATCGGTGCCAGCGACGTGATCTTGGGCACGCTCTTGGTGGAAGAGGAGCGCGTCGCGCGCAATATCATCGGGAGGCTCGGAGCGCGCGTCATCGCCGGCATCGACGCACGCGGCGAGGAGGTTGCGACGCGCGGGTGGGCGGAGCGAACGCCCGTCGCCCGCGACGCGCTCGTGAAACGGGTCGCGCTCTGGGGCGTCGAGCGGGTGATCTTCACGGAGATCCGCCACGACGGAATGGGGCTCGGGTACGACGTCGGCGCCCTCGCCGCCGTTGCGAACGCGGCTCCGGTGAAGGTGACGGCGAGCGGCGGAGCCCGCAGCTTGGACGATCTGCGCGAGCTGCGCAATGCGGCGATCGCAGCCGTCGACTCGTGCATCATCGGAAGCGCTCTCTACAAGCGTACGATCGACCTCGCCGAGGCGATCGCCGCGGTAGCCTAA
- the alr gene encoding alanine racemase codes for MIGELRVSLGALRRNARALQNLVGVGRAAFVVKSNAYGHGLAQTAIAIEGFATRICVYAVEEALALREGGVNAPILILGPVPPEMLDTMLAAKSEIALWDTRNFLHDLAAAARRRSEPFSVHVKVNTGLNRLGLEPGEVADAIEDYVRLKELRITGIFSHLAAAEEIDSPYTMQQLARFERAVAESRPLLERHEIRPFRHIAASAAAMLWPQTRLDFSRFGIALYGLWPSAATREAMGREALPLEPALSLRSSLVVTRTIATGEPVGYGNTFVAANEMRVGVVPLGYADGVPRALSNRGAFLVEGARCPIVGRVAMNLTTLDVTAAPHAHPGTTVTLIGADGDDAVTADDWAAWADTINYEIVTRLPAHVPRRYYDD; via the coding sequence ATGATCGGCGAGCTGCGCGTTTCGCTCGGCGCACTGAGGCGCAACGCTCGCGCCCTGCAAAATCTCGTCGGGGTTGGGCGCGCCGCCTTCGTCGTGAAGAGCAACGCGTACGGCCACGGTCTCGCCCAGACCGCGATTGCGATCGAAGGGTTCGCAACGCGCATCTGCGTCTACGCGGTAGAAGAGGCGCTCGCGCTGCGCGAAGGTGGCGTGAACGCGCCGATCCTCATCCTCGGTCCGGTTCCGCCAGAGATGCTCGACACGATGCTCGCGGCCAAATCCGAAATCGCGCTCTGGGACACGCGTAACTTCCTGCACGATCTGGCCGCGGCTGCCCGCCGTCGCTCCGAACCGTTCTCCGTTCACGTCAAGGTCAATACCGGCCTCAATCGTCTCGGCCTCGAGCCCGGCGAGGTCGCCGACGCGATCGAAGATTACGTCCGTTTGAAGGAGCTGCGCATCACCGGCATCTTCTCGCACCTCGCGGCAGCCGAAGAAATCGACTCCCCGTACACGATGCAGCAGCTGGCGCGCTTCGAGCGCGCGGTCGCGGAGAGCAGGCCGCTTCTGGAGCGCCACGAGATCAGACCGTTCCGCCACATCGCGGCGTCCGCCGCGGCGATGCTTTGGCCGCAGACGCGTCTGGACTTCTCGCGCTTCGGCATCGCACTCTACGGCCTCTGGCCGTCGGCTGCAACGCGCGAAGCGATGGGCCGCGAAGCGCTGCCCCTCGAGCCTGCGCTCAGCTTGCGCTCCTCGCTCGTCGTGACGCGGACCATTGCGACGGGCGAGCCCGTAGGGTACGGCAACACGTTCGTCGCGGCGAACGAGATGCGCGTCGGCGTCGTGCCGCTCGGCTACGCCGATGGCGTCCCACGCGCGCTCTCGAACCGCGGCGCGTTTCTCGTCGAGGGCGCACGCTGCCCGATCGTGGGGCGCGTTGCAATGAATCTCACCACGCTCGACGTTACCGCCGCGCCCCACGCGCACCCCGGCACGACCGTAACGCTGATCGGCGCCGACGGCGACGACGCAGTGACGGCCGACGATTGGGCCGCATGGGCGGACACGATCAACTACGAGATCGTGACGCGCTTGCCGGCGCACGTGCCGCGCCGCTATTACGACGATTAG
- a CDS encoding PrsW family glutamic-type intramembrane protease: MATIAIAIVVLGAILWAAHIARADELFVLAVAPSFYLLWHFHHADKYKSEPIGLLLGTFTLGGVCAIIAAFVEPGPPQNAGLGLTFLYFLFGVALIEEFAKFLVVRLLPYRSKQFDEAMDGVVFGIAAGLGFAAVENILYVFSYGGAVALFRAFVSVPGHAFYGAVMGYYVGEAKARKMPWLALRGLTLAILLHGVFDTLAQVTGWLALLLLPAFVWFVYFAVVKKEIAQAQSESLYRPAP; this comes from the coding sequence ATGGCGACGATAGCCATCGCGATCGTCGTACTGGGAGCAATTCTGTGGGCTGCGCATATTGCGCGTGCTGACGAGCTATTCGTTCTAGCCGTTGCGCCGTCTTTTTACTTGTTGTGGCACTTTCACCACGCCGACAAGTACAAGAGCGAACCGATCGGCCTGCTTCTCGGAACGTTCACTCTCGGAGGGGTTTGCGCCATCATCGCAGCGTTCGTCGAACCCGGTCCGCCGCAGAACGCCGGTCTCGGGCTCACGTTTCTGTACTTCTTGTTCGGCGTCGCGTTGATCGAGGAGTTTGCAAAGTTTCTCGTTGTGAGACTTCTGCCGTACCGCTCCAAGCAGTTCGACGAGGCCATGGATGGGGTGGTCTTCGGAATTGCCGCCGGCCTCGGCTTTGCGGCGGTCGAAAATATCTTATACGTGTTCAGCTACGGTGGCGCCGTCGCGCTCTTCAGAGCCTTCGTTAGCGTGCCGGGTCACGCGTTCTACGGCGCGGTCATGGGGTATTATGTAGGAGAGGCCAAAGCGCGCAAGATGCCCTGGCTCGCGCTCCGGGGACTGACGCTGGCGATCCTGCTACACGGGGTGTTCGACACGCTCGCGCAGGTCACCGGGTGGCTCGCGCTCCTCCTGTTACCAGCATTCGTTTGGTTCGTCTACTTCGCAGTGGTGAAAAAAGAGATCGCCCAGGCGCAAAGCGAGTCACTCTACCGGCCCGCGCCGTGA
- a CDS encoding glutamate decarboxylase encodes MPLYQRKHPSDTAFSDVYATRGMDATIPKHQIPADGIRPDVALQLVVDELMLDGNARQNLATFCQTWFDDGIHKLMDLSLDKNMIDKDEYPATAEIENRCVHLLAHLWNAPAAGTTIGCSTTGSSEAAMLGGLALKWKWRARQAKLGKPTDKPNIITGPVQVCWHKFARYFDVELREIPLERDRLVMTPEDVIARADENTIGVVPTFGVTFTCQYEPVAQIAAALDKLQRDTGLDIPIHVDAASGGFIAPFVHPEILWDFRLPRVRSINASGHKFGLAPLGVGWVIWREADDLPEGLIFHVNYLGGDMPTFALNFSRPGGQIICQYYLMLRLGMDGYRRIHQGCYNIAQHIARRIGEFGQFELIFDGDSQNGIPAVSWTMREGVDAGYSLFDLSDRLRARGWQVAAYSMVPNITDMSVMRILVRHGFSINFADGLLDDVRWSLDYFKTHPISKPMTAAEGASHSHDAHPKYVAG; translated from the coding sequence GTGCCACTATACCAGCGAAAGCACCCGAGCGATACCGCCTTCTCCGACGTCTATGCGACACGCGGCATGGACGCGACGATTCCCAAGCACCAGATACCCGCAGACGGCATTCGCCCCGATGTCGCGCTGCAGCTCGTCGTCGACGAGCTGATGCTCGACGGAAACGCCCGGCAGAATCTCGCGACGTTTTGCCAGACGTGGTTCGACGATGGGATCCACAAGTTGATGGATCTCAGCCTCGACAAGAACATGATCGATAAGGACGAGTATCCGGCAACGGCGGAGATCGAAAACCGGTGCGTGCACTTGCTGGCGCATCTTTGGAACGCGCCGGCAGCCGGGACGACGATTGGATGCTCGACGACCGGTTCGAGCGAGGCCGCGATGCTTGGCGGCCTCGCCCTCAAGTGGAAATGGCGCGCACGGCAGGCGAAGCTTGGAAAACCGACCGACAAACCTAACATTATTACCGGCCCGGTGCAGGTGTGCTGGCACAAGTTCGCCCGTTACTTTGACGTCGAGCTGCGCGAGATTCCGTTGGAACGCGACCGGTTGGTCATGACGCCCGAGGACGTCATAGCACGTGCCGACGAAAACACCATCGGCGTCGTGCCGACCTTCGGCGTCACGTTTACGTGTCAGTACGAGCCGGTCGCCCAAATCGCCGCGGCTTTGGATAAACTCCAGCGCGACACCGGGCTCGACATTCCGATACACGTGGACGCGGCTTCCGGCGGATTCATCGCACCGTTCGTGCACCCCGAAATACTCTGGGATTTCCGCTTGCCGCGGGTGCGGTCGATCAACGCGTCGGGCCATAAATTTGGGTTGGCGCCGCTGGGCGTTGGGTGGGTGATTTGGCGCGAAGCCGACGATTTGCCCGAGGGGCTTATCTTCCACGTAAACTATCTGGGTGGGGACATGCCGACCTTCGCGCTAAACTTTTCGCGGCCGGGCGGCCAGATCATCTGCCAATATTATCTCATGCTGCGCCTCGGCATGGACGGCTACCGGCGCATTCATCAAGGTTGTTACAACATCGCGCAACACATCGCTCGCCGGATCGGCGAATTTGGACAATTCGAACTGATTTTCGACGGCGACAGTCAAAACGGGATCCCAGCCGTATCTTGGACGATGCGCGAAGGCGTCGATGCGGGTTATTCGCTCTTCGATCTCTCCGACCGCCTGCGCGCACGCGGCTGGCAAGTCGCGGCGTATTCGATGGTCCCAAACATCACCGACATGAGCGTTATGCGCATCCTGGTGCGTCACGGATTCAGCATCAACTTCGCCGAT